The nucleotide window CGCGCAACAGCAGCACACGGTCGATCTCCGGGATGATCTCCTCGATGTGGTGCGTGACCAGCACCAGGGTGATCCCGCGCTGCGCCAGGCTGCGCATCAGGCCCAGGAAATGCCGGCGCGCCACCAGGTCCAGGCCGGCGGTGGGTTCGTCCAGCAGCAGGGCCTGGGGTTCGTGCACCAGCGCGCGCGCGATCAGCACGCGGCGCATCTCGCCGGTGGACAGTTCGGCCACCTGGCGGTCGGCCAGTGGGGTCGCGCGCACCTGCTCCAGCGCGCGCCGCGCCCGCAGGCGCATGTCGGCGTCGACCTGCCGGTGCGGCGGCACGACGAAGCTGGAAAAGAACCCGGTGACCACCGCATCTTCCACCCGCAGGTAGGGCATCTGCTGCAGGTCGCGGGTCAGGTCGCTGGTCACCAGGCCCAGGCGGTTGCGCAGTTCGTTCACGTTCCAGCGGCGCAGGCCGAACACCTTCACCGGCGCGTCGCCTTCGCGGGCCAGCGGATACAGCTCGCGGCTGATCAGCTTGATGAAGGTGGACTTCCCGCAGCCGTTGGGCCCCAGGATGGCCGTGTGCTGGCCCAGCGGGATGCGCAGCGACAGGTCGTGCAGTACGCGGGTGGCGCCGCGCACCACGGTGGCGCGGTCCAGTTCGAACAGGGGCGCGAGCGGTGTCGTCGCGGCGGGAGAGGCGGGCAGGTTCATCGGCGCGGGGGCGGGAGCGAGCCGGTGCAGCGTACCCGAATCCGCGCCACGTCCGCCGTGCGCATCATCGCCCTACAATGCGGCCATGCGTGCCCGCCTGCTCGTCCTCGCCATCGCCATCGCCATCGCCTGTCTGCCGTACGCCGCGCGGGCCCAGGTCACGGCCACCGGCGATTACCTGGCGCGGATGGACGCCGACCGCGACGGGCGCGTCAGCCTGGCCGAGTACCAGGCCTGGATGAGCTATGCCTTCGAGGGCATGGACCGCAACCGCGACGGCACGTTGTCGGTGGATGAGCTGCCTGGGGGGCGCGGCAGGCCCATCACCCGCGAGGCGCATCTGGCCCAGCTGGCCGAGCGCTTCCGCCGCCAGGACGTGGACCGCAATGGCTTTCTCAGCGAACGGGAACTGGCGGCGCCGCCGCAGTAGATCGCCTCAGGTGTGGATCAGGCGGCCACCGGCGAACGCCCAGTTCTCCCACGTCGTCTCCTTGAAGCAGACCATGACATTCTCCGGATCCCGTCCCGCGGCCTGCAACCGCTGCATCAGGTCGGCCAGCAGCGCCTTCTTCACCTTCACGCTGCGCCCGGCCGACCACAGGATCTCGATCAGGACGAAGTCCTCGCCACGCACGCCGGCGACATCCGGGTATCCCGGGTCGTAGCGGAAGTCTTCGTCCGACAGTTCCAGCACACGCTGGAAGCGGTCGGTGGGGGGCACGCCGGACGCGACCAGCGCGGCATGCACCGCGTCGAGCACGGACGACTTGAAGGCCGCGTCCTTCGGTTTGCGGACAGTGAGCGTGACCAGGGGCATGGTGCGTTTCCAGGTGAGCCGGATGGCCAGCTTATCCCGTCGTCCCGCGCCCAAAGAAAAACGCCGGCCACAAGGGCCGGCGTCGGGATGCCGGCCCTGGGCCGGGCCGGCGGGGAGGACCCTGGAATTACTTCGTGATGTCCACGTCCTTGGTCTCGCGCAGGAACAGCGTGCCGATCACCAGCGTCATCACCGCGATGCCGATGGGATACCACAGGCCGTAGTACAGGTTGCCCGTGCCCGCCACCAGCGCGAAGGAGATCGCCGGCAGGAAGCCACCGAACCAGCCGTTGCCGATGTGGTAGGGCAGCGACATGGAGGTGTAGCGGATGCGGGTGGGGAACAGCTCCACCAGATACGCGGCGATCGGGCCGTAGACCATGGTCACGTAGATCACCAGCACCCACAGCAGGAACAGCGTCATCGGGATGTTGATGCGCGCGGTGTCCGCCTTCTCCGGATAGCCGGCGCTGGTCAGCGCACCCTTCAGCGCCGCACCGAAGGCGTCGCCCTGCGCCTTGGCATCTTCCTTGGACAGACCGGCGGCTTCGTACGAGGTCACCGTGGCGCCGCCGACCTGGATCTGCGCGGTGCTGCCGGCCGGGCCGGCCTGGATCGAGTGCGGCACGCCGGCGCGGGTCAGCGCGGCGGTGGCCACGTCGCACGAGCTGGTGAACTTGCGGATGCCCACCGGATCGAACTGGAAGCTGCAGGTGGCCGGATCGGCGACCACGATGGCCGGCGACGCGGTGCGCGCCTCATCGATGGCCGGATTGGCGGAGTGGGTGATGCCCTTGAAGATGGGCATGTAGGTGACCGCCGCCAGCAGGCAGCCCGCCATGATGATCTTCTTGCGGCCGATGCGGTCCGACAGCCAGCCGAAGAACAGGAAGAACGGCGTGGCCAGGGCCAGCGAGCCGGCGATCAGCAGGTAGGACACGGTGGGGTCCACCTTCAGCATGCTC belongs to Pseudoxanthomonas sp. F37 and includes:
- a CDS encoding tautomerase family protein — its product is MPLVTLTVRKPKDAAFKSSVLDAVHAALVASGVPPTDRFQRVLELSDEDFRYDPGYPDVAGVRGEDFVLIEILWSAGRSVKVKKALLADLMQRLQAAGRDPENVMVCFKETTWENWAFAGGRLIHT
- a CDS encoding calcium-dependent protein kinase 21; amino-acid sequence: MRARLLVLAIAIAIACLPYAARAQVTATGDYLARMDADRDGRVSLAEYQAWMSYAFEGMDRNRDGTLSVDELPGGRGRPITREAHLAQLAERFRRQDVDRNGFLSERELAAPPQ
- a CDS encoding MFS transporter, whose product is MSSTTVKHSATGELTKGHKKVIFASSLGTVFEWYDFYLYGSLAAIIAKQFFSGVNPTTGMIFALLAFAAGFFVRPFGAAFFGSLGDRIGRKYTFLVTILIMGISTFLVGVLPNYETIGMAAPVILILLRLAQGLAMGGEYGGAATYVAEHAPDGKRGLYTSFIQTTATLGLFLSLLVILACRLSLGTEAFEAWGWRIPFLGSIILLGVSVWIRLQLSESPLFQQMKSEGKGSKTPFRDSVKGGNLKLMLLVLFGATAGQAVVWYGGQFYALFFLQSMLKVDPTVSYLLIAGSLALATPFFLFFGWLSDRIGRKKIIMAGCLLAAVTYMPIFKGITHSANPAIDEARTASPAIVVADPATCSFQFDPVGIRKFTSSCDVATAALTRAGVPHSIQAGPAGSTAQIQVGGATVTSYEAAGLSKEDAKAQGDAFGAALKGALTSAGYPEKADTARINIPMTLFLLWVLVIYVTMVYGPIAAYLVELFPTRIRYTSMSLPYHIGNGWFGGFLPAISFALVAGTGNLYYGLWYPIGIAVMTLVIGTLFLRETKDVDITK
- a CDS encoding ATP-binding cassette domain-containing protein, whose amino-acid sequence is MNLPASPAATTPLAPLFELDRATVVRGATRVLHDLSLRIPLGQHTAILGPNGCGKSTFIKLISRELYPLAREGDAPVKVFGLRRWNVNELRNRLGLVTSDLTRDLQQMPYLRVEDAVVTGFFSSFVVPPHRQVDADMRLRARRALEQVRATPLADRQVAELSTGEMRRVLIARALVHEPQALLLDEPTAGLDLVARRHFLGLMRSLAQRGITLVLVTHHIEEIIPEIDRVLLLRDGALYADGDRAGTLTGTHLSHAFGGPVQVRREGEYYGAVPGHA